The proteins below come from a single Eucalyptus grandis isolate ANBG69807.140 chromosome 3, ASM1654582v1, whole genome shotgun sequence genomic window:
- the LOC120291578 gene encoding disease resistance protein RPV1-like: MEKLKVLNLSHCIGLKSTPNFSAFKNLEMLILVLCICLEEIDPSIKDVKRLVSLNLSGCERLKKLPEELDKLENLEELVVDYIAIKEIPPCIGSLKQLKRLSAGGFSQFAEVYDKLPPIPPSIGKLGELVVLELIGSSIKELPESIGELSKLKFLRLTNSKIERLPSSIGKLQSLQELKADGCFNLEGEIHVDKGGLSSLKTLNLILTKISGLPENLDQLSSLECLHLDKCQDLQSLPKPPLSLSYLALTCRSNELPSLSHLKHLQELYLVECKSLQSIPELPSCIQKLAIFSCPKLERLPKLSDLEFLSNLRLQDCYGLKKLDGLEALKSLRWLCLSRRSEFSCGDDVCVEYGKVDNFHAIRGLENMGSLEVVNISGLQTHSSTGPFKVGSSEEVGC, translated from the coding sequence ATGGAGAAGTTGAAAGTTCTCAATCTTTCGCATTGCATAGGATTAAAGAGCACCCCTAATTTCTCcgcatttaaaaatttagagatgctAATCTTGGTACTCTGTATTTGTTTAGAGGAAATTGACCCTTCCATTAAAGATGTCAAACGCCTCGTTTCCTTGAACTTGAGTGGATGTGAGAGACTTAAGAAATTACCTGAAGAACTGGACAAACTAGAAAATTTGGAGGAACTTGTCGTAGACTACATTGCGATAAAAGAAATCCCTCCATGTATAGGATCTTTGAAGCAGCTGAAGAGGCTTAGCGCTGGTGGGTTTTCGCAATTTGCTGAGGTTTATGACAAGTTGCCACCAATCCCTCCTTCAATTGGGAAGTTGGGAGAGTTGGTTGTGTTGGAGTTGATAGGTTCATCAATTAAGGAATTGCCCGAATCTATTGGGGAATTaagcaaattgaaatttttgagaCTTACTAATAGCAAGATAGAAAGGTTACCGAGCTctattggaaaattgcaaagcCTCCAAGAGCTCAAGGCCGACGGATGCTTTAACCTGGAAGGAGAAATTCATGTTGATAAAGGTGGATTGTCTTCTCTGAAGAcccttaatttaattttaacaaaaatttctgGCTTGCCGGAAAACTTAGATCAGCTTTCTTCTCTCGAGTGCCTCCATTTAGATAAATGTCAGGACCTTCAGTCACTCCCAAAACCTCCTCTTAGCTTATCATACTTGGCGCTCACCTGTCGAAGCAATGAGCTGCCATCGCTCTCTCATCTGAAGCATCTACAGGAGCTCTACCTTGTTGAGTGCAAGTCTCTTCAAAGCATCCCAGAGCTTCCCTCCTGCATACAGAAGCTTGCCATTTTTAGTTGTCCCAAATTGGAAAGGTTGCCAAAGCTTTccgatttagaatttttgtcgAATTTACGGCTCCAGGATTGCTATGGGCTGAAGAAATTGGATGGACTGGAAGCTTTAAAATCCCTAAGATGGTTGTGCCTATCCAGACGCTCAGAGTTCTCCTGCGGCGATGACGTTTGTGTAGAGTATGGAAAGGTAGATAATTTCCATGCGATACGAGGCCTTGAAAATATGGGATCCCTGGAAGTTGTAAATATCTCTGGGCTGCAAACACATTCAAGTACTGGACCTTTCAAAGTCGGATCATCTGAAGAGGTTGGATGTTAG
- the LOC120286072 gene encoding disease resistance protein RUN1-like has translation MAMVDIACPDTRIIGIWGMGGIGKTTLATIIYKRLFDKFKCRSFLKDIRETINREGVKCVQSLLLSDIRKGPKSKVHDPKMGTNMIRLSCEKKKVLILLDDVDHPNHLDNLIGGCKFSLGSRIIFTSRHKAINCQDKALLDSTYWYELQKMNIENSLLLFSIHAFEKKPPPKQLVTLSRDIVAIIGGLPLALTVIGSCLKGEEDQRIWGEMLEKLRDVPDEKVQQQLRISYDLLEGDVKKMFLDIACFFIGIDKRIAPYLWDHKLCPRTGLKKLIDRLLIYVDDEDELGMHDELRNLGRAIARPIDKKPWDCSRLWKEEDMIVLRRKEENENIEALHLDQRGSREFMGQKSFRKMPNLKFLHVKDVDFDGDFEGSLAELRWLKWEGCHDYFEATNFHLEKLVILDLSANYVGGNSISENWRGWSSIKVKMKKAFSFVTFDDKSLYF, from the exons ATGGCAATGGTGGATATTGCTTGCCCAGACACTCGAATTATTGGGATTTGGGGGATGGGCGGCATCGGTAAAACAACTCTGGCTACGATCATCTATAAAAggctttttgacaaatttaagtgCCGGAGCTTTCTCAAGGATATTAGAGAAACAATTAATCGCGAGGGTGTCAAGTGTGTCCAATCTCTACTGCTCTCAGATATAAGGAAAGGTCCTAAAAGTAAAGTGCATGATCCCAAGATGGGGACTAATATGATCCGATTAAGttgtgaaaaaaagaaggttcttattcttcttgatgatgtggatcaTCCAAACCACCTCGATAATTTGATTGGAGGTTGTAAATTCTCATTAGGAAGTAGGATCATTTTCACATCTCGACATAAGGCCATTAATTGTCAAGATAAGGCCCTGTTGGATTCTACATATTGGTATGAActccaaaaaatgaatattgaaAACTCTTTGCTTCTGTTTAGCATACATGCCTTTGAAAAGAAACCACCTCCAAAACAACTAGTGACTCTTTCTCGTGATATTGTTGCCATCATAGGAGGGCTTCCCTTAGCTCTCACGGTTATAGGTTCATGCctcaaaggagaagaagatcaaagaaTATGGGGAGAGATGCTAGAGAAATTGAGGGACGTGCCTGATGAGAAGGTACAACAACAATTGAGGATAAGCTATGATTTATTAGAAGGTGatgttaaaaaaatgtttctagACATAGCATGTTTTTTTATCGGAATTGACAAAAGAATTGCCCCCTACCTATGGGATCACAAATTATGTCCAAGAACCggattgaaaaagttgattgaCCGCTTgttaatatatgttgatgatgaagatgaattGGGAATgcatgatgaattaagaaatttaGGTAGAGCTATCGCCCGTCCAATAGATAAGAAGCCTTGGGATTGTAGCAGACTATGGAAGGAGGAAGACATGATAGTTCTAAGACGCAAG gaggaaaatgaaaatattgaggCACTACATCTAGACCAAAGGGGCTCCAGAGAGTTCATGGGGCAGAAAAGCTTCAGAAAAATGCCTAACTTGAAGTTCCTTCATGTGAAGgatgtggattttgatggaGATTTCGAAGGATCACTCGCTGAATTAAGATGGTTAAAGTGGGAGGGATGTCATGACTATTTTGAGGCTACTAACTTTCATTTGGAGAAATTAGTCATACTTGATTTATCAGCTAATTATGTTGGAGGAAACAGTATTAGTGAAAATTGGAGAGGATGGAGTTCGATTAAGGTAAAGATGAAAaaggctttttcttttgttacattTGATGATAAATCATTATATTTCTAA